Proteins encoded in a region of the Catenulispora sp. MAP5-51 genome:
- a CDS encoding GntR family transcriptional regulator, translated as MTDLGKASAADRAYAYTRQQILTGAVAAGDLISEGEIASATGLSRTPVREAFLRLQGEGALRLHPKRGALVVPVSVAEIRQVLQARLLIESFAAEQVIAADAGTRAALAAELAASMRRQQDLTAAGDHAASVAEDRTFHELIVRAGGNDLLADFYDVLRDRQLRMGSDALRRTAERRHSIAAQHARLAELIASGSAEEFRQAAEEHLRGTREALLGLPV; from the coding sequence ATGACCGACCTCGGCAAGGCCTCAGCAGCCGACCGCGCGTACGCCTACACCCGGCAGCAGATCCTCACCGGCGCCGTCGCGGCGGGCGATCTGATCAGCGAGGGCGAGATCGCCTCGGCGACCGGCCTGAGCCGCACGCCGGTGCGCGAGGCGTTCCTGCGGCTGCAAGGCGAGGGCGCGCTGCGTCTGCACCCCAAGCGCGGCGCGCTGGTCGTCCCGGTCTCGGTGGCCGAGATCCGGCAGGTGCTCCAGGCGCGCCTGCTGATCGAGTCCTTCGCCGCCGAGCAGGTCATCGCCGCCGATGCCGGGACCCGCGCCGCGTTGGCCGCGGAACTCGCCGCCTCGATGCGGCGCCAGCAGGACCTGACCGCCGCCGGCGACCACGCCGCCTCCGTCGCCGAGGACCGCACCTTCCACGAGCTGATCGTGCGCGCGGGAGGCAACGATCTGCTGGCCGACTTCTACGACGTCCTGCGCGACCGGCAGCTGCGCATGGGCAGCGACGCCCTGCGCCGCACCGCCGAACGCCGGCACAGCATCGCCGCGCAGCACGCCCGGCTGGCCGAGCTCATCGCGAGCGGGAGCGCCGAGGAGTTCCGGCAGGCTGCTGAGGAGCACCTGCGGGGAACGCGGGAGGCACTGCTCGGACTGCCGGTGTGA
- a CDS encoding LPXTG cell wall anchor domain-containing protein: MPHVPPRLPTLPRTGMDLSAAVAAVSMLVLGAGLLFGGRRRSRGSSPS, translated from the coding sequence ATGCCGCACGTGCCGCCGCGTCTCCCGACGCTGCCGCGTACGGGTATGGACTTGTCGGCGGCGGTGGCGGCGGTCTCGATGCTGGTGCTCGGTGCCGGGCTGCTGTTCGGCGGGCGGCGGCGCTCGCGGGGTTCGTCGCCGAGCTAG
- a CDS encoding ester cyclase — MDAPANAIRTLDDVAAQNAEIVLRYLRVFETRQVGEFEQIVAEDVRVHGAGTHVQGREYPAGSVLSPGLSDCRVRIDDLFAADDRVTVAATLTYRHDRSGRDVTMSVCKTYRLAKGVIVEFWGETDLYGLLRQLGHVPHEVPEF; from the coding sequence ATGGACGCTCCCGCGAATGCCATCCGCACGCTTGATGATGTCGCTGCTCAGAACGCTGAGATCGTGCTGCGCTACTTGCGCGTCTTCGAGACCCGCCAGGTCGGCGAGTTCGAGCAGATCGTGGCCGAGGACGTGCGAGTGCACGGCGCCGGAACCCACGTCCAGGGTCGCGAATATCCTGCGGGCTCGGTGCTCTCGCCCGGTCTGTCGGACTGTCGTGTGCGCATCGATGACCTCTTCGCGGCAGACGATCGTGTGACTGTCGCGGCCACGCTCACCTATCGCCACGACCGATCCGGTCGCGATGTGACGATGTCGGTGTGCAAGACGTACCGGCTCGCGAAAGGGGTGATCGTCGAGTTCTGGGGTGAGACGGATCTGTATGGTCTCCTGCGCCAACTCGGCCATGTCCCGCACGAGGTTCCCGAGTTCTAA